One Micromonospora craniellae genomic region harbors:
- a CDS encoding IS5 family transposase — MASVVVTRRHDLTDAQWAVLEPLLPGRKKPGRPPKWSKRQLIDGIRWRVRTGAPWRDVPDCYGHWRTVYGLYRRWQRAGVWAGILAGLQGRADALGLISWDVSVDSTIVRAHQHAAGARRGSHTQVEPPGGSSAAEPADHALGRSRGGLTTKLHLACEQGRMVLAFVITGGQRGDSPQFTTVLDRIRVPRLGVGRPRCRPQRVLADKAYSSKANRGYLRRRGIGCVIPVKADQAANRRKKGSAGGRPPAFDPSAYRQRHAVECGISLLKQHRAVATRYDKLAVRYEATATISMIDNWLRRLERHL; from the coding sequence GTGGCCAGCGTAGTGGTGACGAGGCGGCACGACCTGACCGACGCGCAGTGGGCGGTGCTGGAGCCGTTGCTGCCCGGGCGGAAGAAGCCGGGTCGGCCGCCGAAGTGGAGCAAGCGGCAGCTCATTGACGGGATCAGGTGGCGGGTCCGTACGGGTGCGCCGTGGCGGGACGTGCCGGACTGCTATGGGCACTGGCGCACGGTGTACGGGCTGTACCGGCGCTGGCAGCGGGCGGGGGTGTGGGCGGGGATCCTGGCCGGGTTGCAGGGTAGGGCCGACGCGCTCGGGTTGATCTCCTGGGACGTGAGTGTGGACTCCACGATCGTGCGGGCGCATCAGCACGCCGCCGGCGCCCGCCGGGGCAGTCACACGCAGGTCGAGCCGCCGGGCGGCAGCAGCGCCGCCGAGCCGGCGGATCACGCGCTGGGCCGGTCCCGGGGCGGTCTGACGACCAAGCTGCACCTGGCCTGCGAGCAGGGCCGCATGGTGCTGGCGTTCGTCATCACCGGTGGGCAGCGCGGCGACAGCCCGCAGTTCACCACTGTGCTGGACCGCATCCGGGTGCCTCGTCTCGGTGTCGGGCGGCCCCGGTGTCGGCCGCAGCGGGTCCTGGCGGACAAGGCGTACAGCAGCAAGGCCAACCGCGGCTACCTGCGGCGCCGTGGTATCGGCTGTGTCATCCCGGTCAAGGCCGACCAGGCCGCGAACCGTCGTAAGAAGGGCTCGGCGGGTGGCCGGCCACCCGCCTTCGACCCCAGCGCATACCGGCAGCGTCACGCCGTGGAGTGCGGCATCAGCCTGCTCAAACAGCACCGTGCCGTGGCTACCCGCTACGACAAACTCGCAGTGCGCTACGAAGCCACCGCCACCATCAGCATGATCGACAACTGGCTCCGGCGCCTCGAACGGCACTTATGA
- a CDS encoding IS982 family transposase, whose protein sequence is MTQDLDTLLTALYVKIDDSIRTPRWRGRPPLLTDSELVCLAVAQVLLGARSEAHWIRYARIHLRPWFPYLPQRPGYNKRLRAALPLIKKVIRDLARDSDFWFDHHWIVDSTPIPCGMSRPTAQRSDLAGWAGYGYCASHSRFFWGLRLYLVCTPTGMPILWALANPKIGEREVLAAMLDVEAGVVAEHDRILLISDKGFASKPFERQLAEQGIELLRPSRKKEKARYGEPMLKKVRQLIESVNDTLKGQLDLEQHGGRTFDGVAVRVAQRLLAMTAAIWHNNKTGAPVTRSLIAYDH, encoded by the coding sequence GTGACGCAAGACCTGGATACCCTCTTGACCGCACTGTACGTGAAGATCGACGACAGCATCCGCACCCCCCGGTGGCGGGGACGGCCGCCGCTACTGACCGACTCCGAACTGGTATGCCTCGCGGTGGCGCAGGTCCTGCTCGGTGCCCGCTCTGAGGCGCACTGGATCCGCTACGCCCGTATCCACCTGCGCCCCTGGTTTCCCTACCTGCCGCAGCGGCCGGGCTACAACAAACGGCTCCGCGCTGCCCTGCCGCTGATCAAAAAGGTCATCCGGGACCTGGCCCGCGACAGTGACTTCTGGTTCGACCACCACTGGATCGTCGACTCCACCCCCATCCCGTGCGGCATGTCCCGCCCCACCGCCCAGCGCTCAGACCTCGCCGGCTGGGCCGGATACGGCTACTGCGCCTCCCATTCCCGCTTCTTCTGGGGACTCCGGCTCTACCTGGTCTGCACCCCGACCGGGATGCCGATCCTGTGGGCCCTCGCGAACCCGAAGATCGGCGAGCGAGAGGTCCTCGCCGCGATGCTGGACGTCGAGGCCGGCGTGGTGGCAGAGCACGACAGGATCCTGCTGATCAGCGACAAGGGATTCGCCTCCAAGCCATTCGAGCGGCAGTTGGCCGAGCAGGGCATCGAACTGCTGCGCCCGTCCCGCAAGAAGGAGAAGGCCCGCTACGGCGAGCCGATGCTCAAGAAGGTCCGCCAGTTGATCGAGTCGGTCAACGACACCCTCAAAGGCCAGCTTGACCTGGAACAACACGGCGGACGAACCTTCGACGGTGTGGCCGTCCGGGTCGCCCAACGCCTCCTCGCCATGACCGCGGCGATCTGGCACAACAACAAGACCGGCGCACCCGTCACCCGGTCACTGATCGCCTACGACCACTGA